In one Oligoflexia bacterium genomic region, the following are encoded:
- the dnaB gene encoding replicative DNA helicase, producing MTRLPPQNLEAEQSVMGGVMIDPNALDRVIDIISENDFYKAANRKIYNAVLGLRQRNQPVDLLTVTSALRDEGILDAVGGTSYLATVIDQTPSSANIMSYAEIVKEKSTLRKLLESCNSIIEKTYEQSYSDLDAFLNEAESSIFSIAEKAKGMGLTHAGLIIKSSLDRIEYLYNQKSSMTGVASGITDLDKMTSGFQPGELIIIAARPSMGKTALCLNIAQHIALREKKSVAFFSLEMSQDQVMMRMLGSEARVNLSDLRVGRVSDSVWPKLISVASKFSEAPLYIDDTSGSSPYEIRAKCRRLKAQKGLDIVIVDYLQIMDLKTKVESRERAISEISRNMKALAKELKIPVIVLSQINRGVEGRTDRRPMLSDLRESGSIEQDADVVAMIYRDEYYDRENSEIKGQAELIIGKQRNGPTGAVKMAWLSQYGTFANLQPTAEAPGPTTHTFPNA from the coding sequence ATGACAAGGCTTCCTCCACAAAATCTGGAGGCCGAGCAGTCGGTTATGGGTGGGGTCATGATTGATCCCAATGCCCTTGATCGCGTGATAGACATCATTAGTGAAAACGACTTCTACAAGGCCGCAAACAGAAAAATATATAATGCAGTTCTTGGGCTTCGACAACGTAACCAGCCCGTGGATTTGCTTACAGTCACGTCTGCGCTTCGCGATGAAGGTATTCTAGATGCTGTTGGTGGTACGTCGTACCTTGCAACTGTAATTGATCAAACTCCTTCATCAGCAAATATCATGTCGTATGCAGAGATTGTAAAAGAGAAGTCAACGCTTCGAAAACTCCTTGAGAGTTGCAATAGCATTATCGAAAAAACCTACGAACAAAGTTATAGTGATCTTGATGCATTCCTCAACGAAGCAGAATCAAGTATTTTCTCTATTGCTGAAAAAGCAAAAGGCATGGGCCTTACTCATGCTGGGCTAATAATTAAATCAAGCCTTGATCGCATTGAATATCTTTATAATCAAAAAAGTTCAATGACGGGTGTGGCTTCAGGTATTACTGATCTTGATAAAATGACCAGCGGATTTCAGCCTGGCGAGCTCATCATCATCGCCGCTCGTCCTTCAATGGGTAAAACAGCTCTTTGTTTAAATATTGCTCAACACATAGCTTTAAGAGAGAAAAAATCTGTAGCGTTTTTCTCTCTTGAGATGAGTCAAGATCAAGTCATGATGCGTATGTTGGGTTCAGAGGCCCGAGTTAATCTTTCTGATCTTCGCGTTGGACGTGTATCAGATAGCGTTTGGCCAAAACTTATAAGTGTTGCAAGTAAGTTTAGTGAAGCTCCACTTTATATCGATGACACATCTGGTTCTAGCCCCTATGAGATTCGCGCAAAGTGTCGAAGGTTAAAGGCTCAAAAAGGTCTTGATATAGTAATTGTTGATTACCTACAAATCATGGATCTAAAAACAAAAGTAGAAAGTCGTGAGCGCGCGATCTCAGAAATTTCACGTAATATGAAGGCGTTAGCTAAAGAATTAAAAATTCCGGTAATTGTATTGTCCCAAATTAATCGAGGCGTTGAAGGTCGAACAGATCGAAGGCCAATGCTTTCCGACTTAAGGGAGTCCGGCTCAATCGAGCAGGATGCTGACGTGGTCGCGATGATCTATCGCGACGAATATTACGATCGTGAAAATTCTGAAATTAAGGGCCAAGCAGAACTCATTATAGGCAAGCAACGAAACGGCCCAACGGGTGCGGTGAAGATGGCTTGGCTTTCTCAATACGGTACGTTTGCTAATTTACAGCCCACAGCAGAAGCCCCCGGCCCTACGACCCATACCTTCCCAAACGCCTAA
- a CDS encoding DUF4160 domain-containing protein, producing MSPVIFVFESLKFKINVNDHNPPHVHVEGCGTGVRINLLTLVFMDDKTDFSQGTLDRIMTEVKKRRDELIEEWEKYHEKN from the coding sequence ATGTCGCCGGTTATTTTTGTCTTTGAATCGCTGAAGTTTAAAATCAACGTGAACGATCACAACCCTCCGCATGTACATGTCGAGGGATGTGGAACAGGGGTGCGGATCAACTTACTGACCCTGGTTTTCATGGATGACAAAACGGATTTTTCGCAAGGCACTTTGGACAGGATTATGACTGAAGTCAAAAAACGCAGGGATGAGTTAATAGAAGAATGGGAGAAATATCATGAAAAAAATTAA
- a CDS encoding FHA domain-containing protein, whose product MFIKILVMSGPRKDDEFVIKDETLIGRSTGDLALRDQKASNPHAKIFSPSIGIIEVEDLGSSNGILVNNVKVEKIALKAGDTITIGKTELLIKELGVTAQPAALSSPEIDKGTWQETVDAVLAVASDILEKKGPVVTRIAVFNPPFNLEFIEGIQVGTSLTYGFGPRLIGAHCVEGLLFEPSAPPIAFALLPNKDGSAQFKSRHDTVLLNGKSVKNQKLQDGDRISVGQTIIVFRDNKET is encoded by the coding sequence ATGTTTATCAAAATCTTGGTAATGAGCGGTCCTCGCAAGGACGATGAATTCGTAATCAAAGATGAAACCCTCATTGGACGCTCTACGGGTGATTTGGCGCTCAGAGATCAAAAAGCTTCTAACCCACATGCTAAAATTTTCAGCCCCTCGATAGGTATCATTGAAGTTGAAGACCTGGGTTCATCTAATGGGATTTTAGTTAATAATGTAAAAGTTGAAAAAATCGCACTCAAAGCTGGAGATACGATAACTATCGGAAAAACCGAGCTTTTAATAAAAGAGCTTGGCGTCACAGCTCAACCAGCAGCCCTTTCTTCCCCTGAAATTGATAAGGGAACTTGGCAAGAAACGGTAGATGCCGTCTTAGCCGTGGCTTCAGATATATTAGAGAAAAAAGGACCCGTGGTTACGCGAATAGCGGTTTTTAATCCCCCATTTAATTTAGAATTTATAGAGGGCATTCAAGTGGGGACATCCCTTACATACGGATTTGGACCTCGGCTTATCGGGGCGCATTGTGTGGAGGGATTACTCTTTGAACCTTCAGCTCCACCCATTGCTTTTGCATTGCTGCCCAATAAAGATGGCTCAGCACAATTTAAATCAAGACACGATACCGTTTTACTCAATGGAAAATCTGTTAAGAATCAAAAACTTCAAGACGGCGACCGCATTTCTGTGGGACAAACAATTATCGTTTTTAGGGACAATAAAGAAACATGA
- a CDS encoding DUF2177 family protein — MALKPTTWIATFIAFITLDALWFKLVVGDFFHQRLLPLIDSENGSIKLKYFEAGFVYFFLTLGLLTLVATPKKATLTEALIYGAIYGLVVYGVYDFTNRAVLKHWPWDFMLVDIAWGSVSCALVSGLAFYLEKQS, encoded by the coding sequence ATGGCACTCAAACCAACAACCTGGATCGCAACATTTATCGCCTTCATCACCCTTGATGCATTGTGGTTTAAACTAGTCGTTGGAGATTTTTTCCACCAACGGCTTTTGCCACTCATTGATTCAGAAAATGGCTCAATTAAATTAAAATATTTTGAAGCAGGTTTTGTTTATTTTTTTCTAACACTGGGCTTATTAACACTCGTAGCAACTCCCAAGAAGGCGACTCTCACTGAAGCGCTCATATACGGAGCAATCTATGGGTTAGTGGTCTACGGCGTATATGACTTTACAAATCGCGCCGTTTTAAAACACTGGCCATGGGATTTCATGCTCGTAGATATAGCCTGGGGCAGTGTCTCATGTGCGCTAGTAAGTGGATTAGCCTTTTATCTTGAGAAACAATCCTAA
- a CDS encoding DUF2232 domain-containing protein encodes MNLRGILSTIILSAIALVLTVTTVILTPLPLMLVRRNGGRLNFFIASLLGLGFIAWFGTPSIMVLFSAAVILTFVFCECENQNIGYSTAAFVSLLVVSGLGTIALGVVIQNNGFEPASFFTAQIDGALAQLKLPAGIKIDKDALVKQIPSALLIMVIFSIWLSSILVSRVEKLLGWVPTKQKHIFASSELRNWKLPDSFVWIALAAAAGTFFNKVEPESVHWLATNVFNVAVMLYFFQGLAVIVDFFIVKQVSVFWRAMAYFFIFSQLFLMVAFLGFVDLWMGFRNRQKSDKSAARNFGE; translated from the coding sequence ATGAATCTTCGTGGGATTCTTTCAACCATTATCCTTTCTGCAATAGCGCTGGTGCTCACGGTGACAACGGTTATCTTGACGCCACTACCGCTCATGCTAGTGCGTCGTAATGGGGGGCGTTTAAACTTCTTTATTGCGTCGCTTTTAGGATTAGGCTTTATCGCCTGGTTTGGAACGCCTTCTATAATGGTTCTTTTTTCTGCAGCCGTCATTTTGACTTTTGTTTTCTGTGAGTGTGAAAACCAAAACATTGGTTATTCTACTGCAGCATTTGTAAGTCTTTTGGTCGTCAGCGGATTAGGAACTATTGCACTTGGCGTTGTGATTCAAAATAATGGTTTTGAACCTGCAAGTTTTTTTACAGCGCAAATCGATGGCGCGTTGGCTCAGCTAAAGCTTCCAGCGGGCATTAAGATTGATAAAGATGCGTTGGTGAAACAAATTCCTTCAGCCCTTTTGATAATGGTGATTTTCTCAATTTGGCTGAGTTCAATTCTTGTTTCGCGCGTTGAAAAACTTTTAGGTTGGGTTCCCACGAAACAAAAACATATTTTTGCAAGTAGTGAGCTAAGAAATTGGAAGCTGCCAGATAGTTTTGTTTGGATTGCACTAGCAGCAGCTGCCGGCACTTTTTTTAATAAGGTTGAACCTGAAAGTGTTCACTGGCTTGCAACAAATGTTTTTAACGTTGCCGTTATGCTTTATTTCTTCCAAGGTTTAGCAGTAATTGTCGATTTTTTTATTGTGAAGCAGGTCTCCGTTTTCTGGAGAGCTATGGCTTATTTTTTCATATTTTCGCAGCTCTTTTTGATGGTCGCCTTTTTAGGTTTCGTAGATCTCTGGATGGGATTTCGTAACAGGCAAAAATCAGATAAAAGTGCAGCACGTAATTTTGGAGAGTAA
- a CDS encoding electron transfer flavoprotein subunit beta/FixA family protein, producing the protein MNIIVCVKQVPDTETKIRVKSDGSGIETNDIKWVLNPYDEFAVEESLKLRDKLADGSTVTVITLGPKTRATEVLRTALAMGADNATLIDGPENLDSNAVAKALAETIKKDPFGVVFTGKQAIDDDCAQVSQLLAGYLNAPHSTVVIKFEISGDKSNVVVEREVEGGSKEVIELKVPAVVGANKGLNTPRYASLPGIMKAKKKEIKEIAYASLGLAATEVKISYKGFQLPPGRQAGKMLEGTASEQAVKLVQLLREESKVI; encoded by the coding sequence ATGAATATTATTGTTTGCGTAAAACAAGTCCCCGATACAGAAACAAAAATTCGAGTGAAGTCAGATGGTTCTGGAATCGAAACTAATGACATTAAATGGGTATTAAATCCCTATGATGAATTTGCCGTTGAAGAATCTCTAAAACTTCGCGACAAACTTGCAGACGGATCAACCGTTACGGTTATTACTCTCGGGCCAAAAACACGGGCCACAGAAGTTTTACGTACCGCACTTGCCATGGGTGCTGACAATGCAACACTCATTGATGGTCCTGAAAATCTTGATTCAAATGCTGTTGCAAAAGCTTTAGCTGAGACAATTAAAAAAGATCCATTTGGAGTTGTTTTCACCGGCAAGCAAGCCATCGATGATGATTGCGCACAAGTCAGTCAACTCCTTGCAGGTTATCTCAACGCTCCTCATTCAACTGTTGTAATTAAATTTGAAATCAGCGGCGATAAATCAAATGTCGTTGTTGAAAGAGAAGTTGAAGGCGGATCAAAAGAAGTTATTGAATTAAAAGTTCCCGCTGTTGTGGGTGCAAATAAAGGGCTTAATACTCCGCGCTATGCAAGTTTACCTGGCATTATGAAAGCTAAGAAAAAAGAAATTAAAGAAATCGCTTACGCAAGTCTTGGCCTTGCAGCCACTGAAGTAAAAATTTCTTATAAAGGTTTTCAACTTCCACCGGGGCGCCAAGCGGGAAAAATGCTTGAAGGCACTGCAAGTGAACAAGCTGTAAAACTCGTACAACTTCTACGTGAAGAATCGAAGGTGATCTAA
- the rplI gene encoding 50S ribosomal protein L9: protein MKVILAQDVRSLGKVGDLVRVADGYARNFLVPRKLAMEATEDRVKEFKHLQTMADAKKKKASASAKKVAEKLSGQTVTLRAQAGEQDKLFGSITSGDIANELTKAGFNVERRDIQLDEVIKVLGQYRVKVRIATGVEAEVKVNVEREK from the coding sequence ATGAAAGTTATTTTAGCACAAGATGTTCGTTCCCTAGGTAAAGTTGGCGATCTCGTAAGAGTAGCTGATGGTTATGCGCGCAACTTTTTAGTTCCTCGCAAACTCGCGATGGAAGCAACAGAAGACCGCGTAAAAGAATTCAAGCACTTACAAACAATGGCAGATGCAAAGAAAAAGAAAGCATCAGCCTCTGCAAAGAAAGTCGCTGAGAAACTCTCGGGTCAAACTGTTACATTGCGCGCTCAAGCGGGCGAACAAGATAAACTCTTTGGTTCTATAACATCAGGTGACATTGCTAACGAACTCACCAAGGCTGGGTTCAACGTTGAGCGCCGCGACATTCAACTCGATGAGGTTATAAAGGTTTTAGGCCAATACCGAGTGAAAGTTAGGATTGCTACTGGTGTAGAAGCTGAAGTTAAAGTAAACGTAGAGCGAGAAAAGTAA
- a CDS encoding radical SAM protein, translating to MLETNHTEKQNQDLSLKINEIFYSIQGESTLAGWPTVFVRTTGCNIRCNYCDTKYSYYEGTEFLLSQLETKIKSYKAQHVCITGGEPMAQKNILPLMKNLCDQGYTVSLETNGYYDTTQVDSRVIKVIDIKTPDSDAGNSFNFKNLEALNPQDQIKFVLCSENDYEWAKQLISEKSLEKKCTVFMSPAFETMSNKSLAEKILSDSLHVRLQLQLHKYIWNPNTRGV from the coding sequence ATGCTTGAAACGAATCACACAGAAAAACAGAATCAAGATCTCTCGTTAAAAATTAATGAGATTTTTTATAGCATTCAAGGGGAGTCAACACTTGCTGGATGGCCCACTGTTTTTGTGCGCACAACGGGCTGTAATATTCGCTGTAATTATTGTGATACAAAATATAGTTATTATGAAGGCACTGAGTTTTTACTTTCACAATTAGAAACAAAAATAAAATCATACAAAGCTCAACACGTTTGCATCACTGGTGGTGAACCTATGGCGCAGAAAAACATTTTACCTTTAATGAAAAATCTTTGTGATCAAGGTTATACCGTTTCTTTAGAAACAAATGGTTATTATGACACAACTCAAGTTGATTCACGCGTTATAAAGGTTATCGATATTAAGACCCCCGATAGTGACGCAGGGAATAGTTTTAATTTCAAAAATCTTGAAGCACTGAATCCACAAGATCAAATTAAGTTTGTTCTGTGCAGCGAAAATGATTATGAATGGGCAAAGCAACTAATATCTGAAAAATCGTTAGAAAAAAAATGCACCGTGTTTATGAGTCCCGCATTTGAAACCATGTCTAATAAAAGCTTAGCTGAAAAAATATTAAGTGATTCTTTACATGTCCGCTTGCAACTTCAACTGCATAAATATATATGGAACCCCAACACTCGAGGAGTTTAG
- a CDS encoding helix-turn-helix domain-containing protein, which yields MTPSHGQSNNLFVANLNKVSLEKLVRSKLEVILKQIEEGGRVKNLYSQVMEQVERPMIELALRLQGGNQIKTAELLGINRNTLRKKITTYKIKVPTASSKQ from the coding sequence GTGACGCCATCACACGGACAATCAAACAATTTATTTGTTGCTAATTTAAATAAGGTCAGTCTAGAAAAACTTGTTCGCAGCAAACTCGAAGTTATTTTAAAACAAATCGAAGAAGGTGGCCGCGTAAAAAATCTCTATAGCCAAGTTATGGAGCAAGTTGAACGGCCCATGATCGAATTGGCCCTACGCTTACAAGGTGGCAACCAAATTAAAACCGCAGAACTTCTTGGAATCAACAGAAACACTCTCAGAAAAAAAATCACTACCTATAAAATCAAAGTACCAACAGCTTCCAGCAAACAATAG
- a CDS encoding alpha/beta hydrolase, with the protein MNIIKKTTGFATSFDGTPIFYEVRGEGPPLILCYGIACLTNHWHHQVKYFSSQYQVIMLDYRGHHQSPIPQQHDQLTIDACVNDIKAVVDHLKLEKASFWGHSWGTQLLVRAYDLYPEMFNNIVMINGFASNPITGMFGTNLPVAAFELMKKTYEQLPETSNYLWKKMVYNPISLWFMQVSGGFNPHLTAVKDIEVYLKGVASIDIKVFLTLFEAMMNYDGRSVLDRFDVPTLIIAGEKDTVTPFKYQEALHKRIKGSELTKVAFGSHCTMLDMPEFVNLRIEKFLKENKLGSTKSEK; encoded by the coding sequence ATGAACATCATTAAAAAAACCACAGGATTTGCTACAAGCTTTGATGGAACCCCCATTTTTTATGAAGTGCGCGGGGAGGGGCCACCACTGATTTTGTGTTACGGCATAGCGTGCCTCACCAATCATTGGCATCACCAAGTAAAATATTTTTCAAGCCAATATCAAGTCATCATGCTTGATTACCGCGGCCATCATCAAAGCCCCATACCGCAACAACATGATCAACTAACTATTGATGCTTGTGTGAATGATATTAAAGCTGTTGTTGATCATCTCAAATTAGAAAAAGCTTCATTTTGGGGTCACAGCTGGGGAACTCAACTTCTGGTTCGAGCTTATGATTTATACCCTGAGATGTTTAACAATATTGTAATGATCAATGGCTTTGCGAGTAACCCCATCACGGGAATGTTTGGAACAAATCTTCCCGTCGCAGCATTTGAATTGATGAAAAAAACTTATGAACAATTGCCAGAGACAAGTAATTATCTCTGGAAAAAAATGGTGTACAACCCCATTTCACTTTGGTTTATGCAAGTTTCCGGAGGCTTTAATCCTCACCTAACTGCTGTAAAAGATATTGAAGTGTATTTAAAAGGTGTGGCTTCAATTGATATAAAAGTTTTTCTCACCTTGTTTGAAGCAATGATGAATTATGATGGCCGCTCAGTGCTTGATCGATTTGATGTTCCAACACTTATAATCGCAGGTGAAAAAGACACGGTAACTCCCTTTAAATATCAAGAGGCCCTTCATAAAAGAATTAAAGGTTCAGAACTAACAAAGGTTGCTTTTGGATCACACTGCACGATGCTCGATATGCCTGAGTTCGTAAATCTTAGAATCGAAAAATTTCTTAAAGAGAATAAACTCGGTTCCACAAAATCTGAAAAATAA
- a CDS encoding DNA translocase FtsK 4TM domain-containing protein: MAPLLEKFRRDIVGTLWAALGLFLALALLSFNPADPSFNSALKVSQNYKAGLAVHNLCGYFGSFLSDIFYQVLGISSWLIIVGTLRRSAHAFQGKPMPAGKLRMLWGVLLLLVFASLFGLYLPETRIFQNHVSLGGAVGVIVSQGLVNIFNRAGVGIILWTSAVVLVIFYTEKRLTEILPRNMFNPFSILVAWKAKFKISALKLFKRKEKPALVITQSGMRDGLIHNNPVKFSLDSQASGADDSEETGSFASVIRNPMAAKKEKIANKLKAVFNQAPRLVENWELPNLNLLNDPPGGQKKIDEREISRNARLVEQKLAEFDVLGQVVEVKPGPAVTMYEFRPAASIKINDITKLTDDLSLALSAESLRIIAPIPGRDVVGIETSNSKRDTIYMKELLESRDFWSEDIKLPVALGKNVSGEPKIIDLRKIPHLLVAGTTGSGKSVFIMSLVTSLIMRHSPKTLRLIIVDPKQVDLAVFHQIPHLLMPPVKDAKPAVNTLKWLIREMEKRYRSMSRFNSKSIEAYNDAVTAIKSDELETHRERIKAFEDNPQTAMQSYYCEQQPYIVAVIEEFADLMSVDRSGVEPAVVRLAQMARASGIHLVIAMQSPRREVLTGLIKTNFPGRISFKVASKVDSSIVLDQRGAERLLSVGDMLYLAPGLSQPQRYHGAFLRDEEMTAVSEFWMKQGTPQFNSTAVLSMEEAENAGSDDEYMNPDREEGYDEVVAFVTSQREVSASLIQRRFRFGYPKAARLIEILENEGVVGPSNGSKPRSVLANKIS, from the coding sequence ATGGCTCCTCTACTTGAAAAGTTTCGTCGTGATATTGTGGGCACTCTTTGGGCCGCACTTGGGCTTTTTTTAGCTCTAGCACTCCTAAGTTTTAACCCCGCGGATCCTTCATTTAATTCGGCTTTAAAAGTTTCTCAAAATTATAAAGCGGGTCTCGCCGTTCATAATTTGTGCGGATACTTCGGAAGTTTTTTAAGTGATATTTTTTATCAAGTATTAGGAATTTCTTCTTGGCTAATCATTGTCGGCACACTTCGAAGATCAGCTCACGCATTTCAAGGTAAGCCCATGCCCGCGGGAAAACTGCGCATGCTTTGGGGCGTGTTACTTCTCTTGGTATTTGCAAGTCTCTTTGGACTCTATTTACCTGAAACAAGAATATTTCAAAACCATGTTTCTTTGGGCGGTGCTGTAGGAGTTATTGTTAGTCAGGGCCTTGTGAATATTTTTAATCGAGCCGGTGTTGGCATCATTTTATGGACGTCAGCTGTTGTGCTTGTGATTTTTTACACTGAAAAACGACTTACTGAGATATTGCCGCGCAATATGTTTAATCCGTTTTCTATTTTAGTAGCATGGAAAGCAAAATTTAAAATTTCCGCCCTGAAATTATTTAAACGAAAAGAAAAGCCCGCACTTGTCATTACGCAAAGTGGTATGCGAGATGGCCTCATACATAATAATCCAGTGAAATTTTCATTAGACTCACAAGCAAGTGGTGCTGATGACTCTGAAGAAACGGGCTCATTTGCCTCAGTCATTAGAAATCCCATGGCTGCTAAAAAAGAAAAAATTGCTAACAAGCTAAAAGCTGTTTTTAACCAAGCGCCAAGGCTCGTAGAAAATTGGGAACTTCCAAACCTTAATCTTTTAAACGACCCTCCCGGTGGCCAAAAGAAAATTGATGAAAGAGAAATTTCTCGCAACGCTCGTTTAGTTGAGCAAAAGCTCGCAGAGTTTGATGTGCTCGGGCAAGTTGTAGAGGTAAAACCCGGGCCCGCAGTCACCATGTATGAGTTTAGACCGGCAGCGAGTATTAAGATTAATGACATTACAAAATTAACAGATGATCTGTCTTTGGCGCTTTCTGCTGAATCACTCAGAATCATTGCCCCCATACCCGGGCGTGATGTGGTGGGAATTGAAACATCAAATAGTAAGCGCGATACGATTTACATGAAAGAGCTTCTTGAGTCGCGAGATTTTTGGTCTGAAGATATAAAGCTCCCTGTAGCGCTTGGTAAAAATGTCAGTGGTGAACCAAAAATTATTGATCTAAGAAAAATTCCACATCTCTTGGTCGCAGGAACAACGGGCTCAGGAAAAAGCGTTTTTATAATGTCGCTTGTTACAAGTCTCATCATGCGCCATTCACCAAAAACCCTAAGACTTATAATTGTTGACCCAAAGCAAGTTGATTTGGCTGTATTTCATCAAATTCCACATTTACTTATGCCACCGGTAAAAGATGCAAAGCCCGCAGTGAACACATTAAAATGGCTCATTCGTGAAATGGAAAAGCGTTACAGATCAATGAGCAGGTTTAACAGTAAAAGTATTGAAGCTTACAATGATGCCGTCACCGCAATAAAATCTGATGAGCTTGAAACACATCGCGAAAGAATTAAAGCTTTTGAAGATAATCCACAAACCGCTATGCAGTCATATTATTGTGAGCAACAACCTTACATAGTTGCTGTTATTGAAGAGTTTGCAGATCTTATGTCGGTAGATAGAAGTGGTGTTGAGCCCGCAGTTGTTCGCTTGGCGCAAATGGCTCGAGCTTCGGGTATTCATTTAGTAATTGCTATGCAGAGTCCGAGACGTGAAGTTCTAACGGGTTTGATTAAAACAAACTTCCCCGGACGCATTAGTTTTAAAGTGGCGAGCAAAGTAGATTCAAGCATTGTTCTTGATCAACGTGGCGCTGAAAGACTCTTATCTGTTGGAGATATGCTTTACTTAGCGCCTGGTTTATCTCAGCCACAGCGTTATCACGGTGCATTTTTGCGTGATGAAGAGATGACGGCTGTTAGTGAATTTTGGATGAAACAGGGTACACCGCAGTTTAATTCTACGGCGGTATTATCAATGGAAGAGGCTGAGAACGCTGGCAGCGATGACGAATATATGAACCCTGATCGTGAAGAGGGTTATGATGAAGTTGTAGCTTTTGTGACGAGTCAAAGAGAAGTCAGTGCAAGTCTTATCCAGCGGCGATTTAGATTTGGTTATCCTAAGGCTGCAAGACTTATTG
- the rpsF gene encoding 30S ribosomal protein S6, whose amino-acid sequence METRNYETVFITNPNAAETKVQDIKNRNQQIIENHNGKILNLDDWGKKKMAYAINKEPKGHYFCLTYSANNECVAEIERNMRINEEIFRFLTVKIDDKVDPMAAIAAYKVRLESHAKREKERAERDAERNSDRGSFKGGPREGGGRFHDRGDRPERSDRGDRPERGDRSERVKPESAHEVDADIQGDEE is encoded by the coding sequence ATGGAGACCCGTAACTACGAAACCGTTTTCATTACCAACCCCAACGCGGCTGAAACAAAAGTTCAGGACATCAAAAACCGCAATCAACAAATTATCGAGAATCATAATGGTAAAATTTTGAATCTCGATGATTGGGGTAAGAAAAAAATGGCGTATGCCATTAACAAAGAGCCCAAAGGGCACTACTTTTGTCTAACCTACAGCGCAAATAATGAATGTGTCGCAGAAATTGAACGCAATATGCGTATCAACGAAGAGATCTTTCGTTTTTTAACTGTAAAGATTGATGACAAAGTAGATCCAATGGCAGCAATCGCTGCTTATAAAGTGCGCCTTGAATCTCATGCAAAAAGAGAAAAAGAACGCGCCGAAAGAGACGCTGAACGTAATTCCGATCGTGGTAGTTTCAAAGGCGGCCCTCGTGAAGGTGGCGGACGATTTCATGACAGAGGTGATCGTCCAGAACGCAGCGATCGAGGCGACCGACCTGAAAGAGGCGATCGTTCCGAGCGTGTAAAACCCGAATCAGCGCATGAAGTAGATGCTGATATTCAAGGTGATGAGGAGTAA
- the rpsR gene encoding 30S ribosomal protein S18 yields the protein MANLPKKNFNRKKACKFCTDKEMSIDYKDYKTLNMFLTERAKIVPRRISGNCAYHQRYLTTAVKRARSLALVGFTASSD from the coding sequence ATGGCTAATTTACCGAAGAAAAATTTTAACAGAAAAAAAGCCTGCAAGTTTTGCACTGATAAAGAAATGTCTATTGATTACAAAGACTATAAAACTTTGAACATGTTTCTCACTGAGCGCGCGAAGATTGTTCCTCGTCGCATCAGCGGAAACTGTGCGTATCATCAAAGATATTTGACCACAGCAGTTAAACGCGCACGTTCATTGGCCCTCGTCGGATTTACAGCTTCGAGCGACTGA